Proteins from one Camelina sativa cultivar DH55 chromosome 8, Cs, whole genome shotgun sequence genomic window:
- the LOC104706212 gene encoding uncharacterized protein LOC104706212 — MRFLSRNGVNKKNSQESFIMDSRKFEDDEDRSIRLQVSELEKLEEAVGSNDTVFDLRSSIEKGDSGETADAASVSSAFAFRRKSTVPAPEKKLTLFALQLAILEKTATGIGTLGFIWATVVLLGGFAITLDGSDFWFITIILLIEGARIFSRSHELEWQHQATWTVAGVGISSFRALRSSSASLLRNLKRISGSIFKPRSREGTATRDCVVRETTLETWKNSDVPLLPYARWFFISSTVSRLLYWLQLLSATACVALASYKLVRHNYGDVHKGDTDKRNRQSALNIFYALAFAEALLFLAEKAYWEWQVSCCNLLENVTRECEFGVTGLVSIKRFFYDSYSKCVNGSIFDGLKMDIVSFGMELLDSNSSDEQLIGVRILRQFSVTERYSEDTLEKIGINFPVIERLVEMLNWKDLQEEEIRRSAAEILSKLAGKKQNSLRVAGISGAMESISSLLENTRSSGEAPDEIGEKKVFHDHNLHYDFWRFNNLGLLILKKLAKDHDNCGKLGNTRGLLPKIIDFTHADEVMLRDENADIARSRVLTLKRSLQLVKMLASTTGNTGKCLRKEISEIVFTVSNVRDVLRHGARYPKLQKLGIGILTNLALEAEARERIGGTGGVLKELFNIFLKRKTQRDEGNEGCVRIAAGEAIAMLVLESKCNCLHVLRLGVLGRLVEALEVPSIRVNAARVLRNLCLYSGDDCYHDLKFVKAAAPTVLRSITSEDNKLQEVMVGLAAQVFRFMSSKESGYVFMDSGIKRQELAYSLVSILKKNDKPAIKVPRIRRFVIELVIWMMEDDVENNVAVFRELGLKKELEKVLENTAELENFDVFSGTVGLSRHSKTVHSLAELALKILEDS, encoded by the exons ATGCGATTTTTGAGTAGGAACGGAGTAAATAAAAAGAACAGCCAAGAAAGTTTTATAATGGATTCAAGAAAGTTTGAAGACGACGAAGATCGAAGTATTCGTTTGCAG gtatCCGAACTTGAGAAATTGGAGGAAGCTGTAGGTTCAAACGACACCGTATTCGATCTAAGAAGCAGCATTGAGAAAGGCGACAGCGGCGAAACCGCAGACGCAGCTTCCGTCTCATCCGCGTTTGCGTTTCGGAGAAAATCAACAGTCCCAGCTCCGGAGAAGAAGCTAACGCTGTTCGCTCTACAACTCGCGATTCTCGAGAAAACCGCAACCGGAATCGGAACCCTAGGGTTTATCTGGGCCACGGTGGTTCTTCTCGGCGGCTTCGCGATCACGCTCGACGGTTCCGATTTCTGGTTTATCACCATCATCCTCCTAATCGAAGGTGCTAGAATCTTCAGCAGAAGCCACGAGCTCGAGTGGCAACACCAAGCCACGTGGACCGTCGCCGGCGTCGGAATCAGTAGCTTTCGTGCTCTCCGATCAAGCTCAGCCTCGCTTCTCAGGAACCTAAAACGAATCAG TGGTTCGATCTTTAAGCCACGATCGAGGGAAGGGACGGCGACAAGAGACTGTGTCGTTAGAGAAACGACGTTGGAGACATGGAAGAACTCAGATGTACCTCTTCTTCCATACGCGAGATGGTTCTTCATCTCCAGTACAGTGAGTAGGCTTCTTTACTGGCTTCAGCTTCTATCTGCAACGGCTTGTGTGGCTTTGGCTTCTTACAAGCTTGTTAGGCATAACTATGGAGATGTTCACAAAGGAGATACTGATAAGAGGAATAGACAGTCTGCTCTCAACATATTTTATGCCCTCGCCTTTGCTGAGGCGTTGTTGTTTCTTGCGGAGAAAGCTTACTGGGAGTGGCAAGTCAGTTGTTGTAATTTGCTTGAGAATGTGACTAGAGAGTGTGAGTTTGGTGTTACTGGTTTGGTTTCGATCAAGAGGTTTTTCTATGATTCGTATTCGAAGTGTGTTAATGGGAGTATATTTGATGGATTGAAGATGGATATAGTGAGTTTTGGTATGGAGCTTTTGGACTCTAACTCGTCTGATGAACAGCTCATTGGAGTGAGGATTCTTAGGCAGTTTTCTGTGACTGAACGGTACTCTGAGGATACTCTTGAGAAGATTGGAATCAACTTTCCTGTCATTGAAAG GTTGGTGGAGATGTTAAACTGGAAAGATCTGCAAGAGGAAGAGATAAGGAGATCAGCTGCTGAGATACTATCGAAACTAGCTGGCAAAAAGCAGAACTCTTTAAGAGTCGCTGGGATCTCTGGAGCAATGGAATCGATTTCATCTTTATTAGAGAACACGAGATCATCAGGTGAAGCTCCTGATGAGATTGGAGAGAAAAAAGTGTTCCACGACCATAATCTACATTATGATTTCTGGAGATTCAACAATTTGGGACTTTTAATTCTGAAGAAACTAGCTAAAGATCATGACAACTGTGGAAAACTAGGCAACACGAGAGGTCTTCTCCCCAAGATAATTGATTTCACACACGCGGATGAAGTTATGTTGAGGGATGAGAACGCTGACATCGCGAGGTCACGGGTGCTGACACTGAAACGGTCGCTGCAGCTGGTGAAAATGTTAGCTAGTACAACAGGGAACACAGGGAAGTGCCTCCGGAAAGAGATCTCTGAGATTGTATTCACAGTTAGCAACGTGAGGGATGTACTGAGACACGGGGCGAGATACCCTAAGCTGCAGAAGCTTGGGATTGGGATCTTGACCAACCTTGCGCTTGAGGCCGAAGCTAGGGAGAGAATTGGTGGAACGGGTGGTGTTCTGAAAGAGTTGttcaacatatttttaaaacggAAGACACAAAGGGATGAGGGAAATGAGGGTTGTGTGAGGATTGCTGCAGGAGAAGCGATAGCAATGCTTGTGTTGGAGAGCAAGTGTAACTGCCTCCATGTTCTTAGGCTTGGCGTATTGGGAAGACTTGTGGAAGCACTTGAAGTTCCTTCAATCCGTGTAAATGCTGCAAGAGTGTTGAGAAACTTGTGCTTATACTCTGGTGATGACTGTTATCATGACCTGAAGTTCGTTAAAGCAGCAGCACCAACG gtgTTGAGGTCAATAACATCAGAAGACAACAAATTACAGGAAGTGATGGTGGGATTGGCAGCACAAGTTTTTAGATTCATGAGTTCGAAAGAATCGGGATATGTTTTCATGGATTCAGGGATCAAGAGGCAGGAACTGGCGTACTCATTAGTCTCGATTCTGAAAAAGAACGACAAGCCAGCGATCAAGGTTCCAAGAATCAGGAGGTTTGTGATCGAGCTGGTGATTTGGATGATGGAAGATGATGTGGAGAACAATGTAGCAGTGTTTAGAGAGTTGGGTCTGAAGAAAGAGCTTGAGAAAGTTCTAGAAAATACAGCTGAGCTCGAGAACTTCGATGTTTTCTCCGGTACTGTTGGACTAAGCCGTCATAGCAAAACAGTCCATTCACTAGCCGAGCTAGCCTTGAAAATTCTTGAGGATTCCTGA
- the LOC109125887 gene encoding zinc finger BED domain-containing protein RICESLEEPER 2-like → MTTVKYDKGLFRRSVNEMIVLNELPFAFVESEGFRRFCSKNLLMIISFKPVIDHKGDTISSHLIGCLEEWGIEKVFTVTIDNAKENDKALGLFMDALMMKGPDALVRHGDRFKYFLLRVETGNVSREILSLDVATRWNSTYLMLTAAIKFRVAFEKLLVEDKLYNEYFMEKEDSGEDGARGENRVGPPTFANWNEVQRLVKFMRIFFNCTLSFYATKSMTSSIAYNDIVVIERNLINLSCNNDSLLKTETMVMRSKFEKYWDDLINMNPLVIIANSVETTHLRSSIKSVMKKLYEEYASKLSPTPSQGESSSATRSDNGESVDASAMFDLSDDDGYERMDSLYSEMVSDTAYEESSSELDMYLMEKPKPRTQYHLGLDYDVLSWWRRNSSKFPILAELARDVLAIQVSSVGPESAFSTSGRILDPYQVVCHHTW, encoded by the exons ATGACAACAGTCAAGTATGATAAAGGTCTGTTTAGGAGATCTGTGAATGAGATGATAGTGCTTAATGAGCTACCTTTTGCATTTGTGGAATCAGAAGGGTTTAGGAGATTCTGCAGCAAAAATCTCCTCAT GATTATTAGCTTCAAGCCTGTCATTGATCACAAAGGAGATACCATTTCATCACACTTGATTGGCTGTCTTGAAGAATGGGGAATTGAGAAAGTCTTCACGGTGACAATTGATAATGCAAAAGAGAATGATAAAGCTCTAGGGTTGTTCATGGATGCTTTGATGATGAAAGGACCTGATGCATTAGTTAGACATG GTGATAGATTCAAATATTTTCTGTTGAGGGTTGAGACTGGAAATGTTAGTAGAGAAATCTTGAGTCTTGATGTTGCCACTAGGTGGAACTCCACCTATCTTATGCTCACAGCCGCAATCAAGTTCAGAGTTGCGTTTGAGAAGTTGTTGGTTGAGGATAAGTTGTACAACGAGTATTTCATGGAGAAAGAAGATAGTGGAGAGGATGGAGCTAGAGGAGAGAATCGTGTTGGTCCTCCAACTTTTGCTAATTGGAATGAAGTGCAAAGGTTAGTTAAATTTATGAGAATATTTTTCAATTGCACATTATCCTTCTATGCAACCAAATCAATGACATCTTCTATTGCCTACAATGATATCGTCGTTATCGAGAGAAACTTGATCAATCTAAGCTGCAATAATGATTCACTTTTAAAGACAGAAACAATGGTGATGAGGTCCAAGTTTGAGAAGTATTGGGATGATCTTATCAACATGAATCCACTAGTGATCATTGCAA ATAGTGTCGAAACTACTCATCTCAGATCATCAATTAAGAGTGTGATGAAGAAGCTATATGAGGAGTATGCGTCGAAGCTTAGCCCCACCCCTTCTCAAGGTGAGAGTAGTAGTGCTACTAGAAGTGATAATGGAGAATCAGTAGATGCAAGTGCCATGTTTGATTTGTCAGATGATGATGGTTATGAAAGGATGGATTCATTATACTCTGAGATGGTTTCTGATACCGCATATGAAGAATCTAGTAGTGAGCTTGACATGTACTTGATGGAGAAACCTAAGCCAAGAACCCAATATCATTTGGGATTGGATTACGATGTTTtatcatggtggaggaggaacaGTTCTAAATTCCCAATCTTGGCAGAGTTAGCAAGAGATGTGCTTGCCATCCAAGTGTCATCTGTGGGACCTGAGTCTGCATTCAGCACAAGCGGTCGTATTTTGGACCCTTATCAAGTTGTATGTCACCACACATGGTAG